One window of Sphingobium sp. TKS genomic DNA carries:
- a CDS encoding enoyl-CoA hydratase, which produces MTSEVGREAFETIVFEDVVPGVVRIALNRPESRNAQNAAMLYELNTAFNQAARDDSVKVIILAARGKHFSSGHDLRIPDFVAEMAPWDPVGTWCGFSCTGAEGRMGIEKEMFLGLSERWRNIPKVTIAQVQGKAISGGLMLIWPCDIIIAAEDAEFADNTADIGVAGAEFFNHPWELGVRKAKEMLFTSDFIDAQEAYRLGMVNHVVPREELQSFTEAMACKIAKKPAFTLKLLKEAVNAAQDAQGRVNAMGTSFALHQLSHSHNEQIFGLPIDPTNLPAAVRDKAAWKGKPASE; this is translated from the coding sequence ATGACGAGCGAAGTTGGACGAGAGGCGTTTGAGACCATAGTGTTCGAGGACGTCGTTCCGGGCGTGGTGCGGATTGCACTTAATCGGCCCGAGAGCCGCAATGCCCAGAATGCGGCGATGCTCTATGAGCTCAATACTGCCTTCAACCAAGCCGCTCGGGACGACTCGGTCAAGGTGATTATCCTCGCCGCGCGGGGAAAGCATTTCTCCTCCGGCCATGACCTTCGTATTCCGGATTTCGTGGCGGAAATGGCGCCTTGGGATCCTGTGGGGACCTGGTGCGGTTTCAGCTGCACGGGAGCCGAAGGGCGTATGGGGATTGAAAAGGAAATGTTCCTCGGCCTCTCCGAGCGCTGGCGCAACATTCCGAAGGTCACGATCGCTCAGGTTCAGGGAAAGGCGATCTCCGGCGGACTGATGCTCATTTGGCCGTGTGATATCATAATTGCGGCGGAGGACGCAGAATTCGCCGATAATACGGCTGATATTGGGGTCGCCGGTGCTGAATTCTTCAATCACCCATGGGAACTGGGGGTCCGCAAGGCTAAGGAAATGCTGTTCACCAGCGATTTCATCGATGCACAGGAGGCTTATCGGCTGGGAATGGTGAACCATGTGGTTCCCAGGGAGGAACTGCAAAGCTTCACCGAGGCCATGGCGTGCAAAATCGCCAAAAAGCCAGCCTTCACGCTGAAGCTTCTCAAGGAAGCCGTTAATGCCGCGCAAGATGCACAAGGTCGCGTGAACGCTATGGGCACGAGCTTCGCTCTGCATCAACTTAGCCATTCACATAATGAGCAGATTTTTGGCCTGCCGATCGATCCCACTAACCTCCCAGCCGCTGTGAGGGACAAGGCCGCCTGGAAGGGCAAGCCCGCTTCTGAATAA
- a CDS encoding enoyl-CoA hydratase/isomerase family protein, with protein sequence MSERPEYFDKYKTLKFDRSADGVLVVQWHSNNGPVLYGAEHHSEWAPAFTDIGGDRDNRVVVFTGTGDVFIDRHGEWGVPIKTPSNFDVPSWGEKMMFRRLFEIEAPLICACNGPALIHGELMVLGDINLASTTAVYADEGHFTAGEVPGDGVHILWQELLGTNRGKYFLLTGQHIDAYEAQRLGVVNEVVKPEELMPRALELAHQMATYDDLTLRYTRQCFVDRWKQLFNDRVGVGYGMALQALSHMDRGWMVWDKSNEGQETYSKLERLYPKNQADAGAGRKRDAA encoded by the coding sequence ATGAGCGAGCGTCCAGAATATTTCGACAAGTACAAGACCCTCAAGTTCGACCGATCGGCGGACGGTGTTCTCGTCGTGCAGTGGCATAGCAATAACGGACCGGTGCTCTATGGCGCTGAGCATCATTCCGAATGGGCCCCCGCTTTCACGGATATTGGGGGCGACCGTGACAATCGTGTCGTCGTGTTCACCGGCACCGGCGATGTCTTCATCGACCGCCACGGCGAATGGGGTGTTCCCATTAAAACGCCCAGCAATTTCGATGTGCCCTCCTGGGGCGAAAAGATGATGTTCCGCCGCTTGTTCGAAATCGAGGCGCCGTTGATCTGCGCCTGTAATGGCCCGGCGCTGATCCACGGCGAGCTGATGGTTCTGGGCGACATCAACCTTGCATCGACGACCGCCGTTTATGCCGATGAGGGTCATTTCACTGCCGGCGAGGTGCCCGGTGATGGCGTGCACATCCTGTGGCAGGAACTGCTGGGGACCAACCGCGGCAAATATTTCCTGCTCACGGGCCAGCATATCGATGCCTATGAAGCCCAGCGTCTGGGCGTCGTCAACGAAGTTGTGAAGCCTGAAGAGCTGATGCCCCGTGCCCTAGAACTCGCTCACCAGATGGCAACCTACGATGATCTAACCCTTCGCTACACGCGGCAGTGCTTCGTGGATCGCTGGAAGCAACTGTTCAACGACCGGGTTGGGGTGGGATATGGCATGGCGCTGCAGGCACTTTCCCACATGGATCGTGGTTGGATGGTCTGGGACAAGAGCAACGAGGGGCAGGAAACCTACTCCAAGCTCGAGCGGCTCTATCCCAAAAACCAAGCCGACGCGGGCGCGGGGCGTAAGCGCGACGCTGCTTGA
- a CDS encoding glucose 1-dehydrogenase: protein MDWSGRVALITGAGSGIGRSAAQEFAALGAKVAVLDRDERAGSETLEAILRAGGEAIFLLTDVTNEDSVAASVGETVSRFGRLDAAYNNAGISPDTGTTVDCTRELWDQIFAVNVTGVWLCMKHEIQAMLKTSGGAIMNTGSVSSLRAAPQLPAYVASKHALIGLTKVTALEYAKQNIRVNIVCPGVIETPMLAKKAAEGFFSIDQYVQSSVPMSRAGRPDEIASAVIWACSEAASYLTGATLSVDGGMVIA, encoded by the coding sequence ATGGATTGGAGCGGACGGGTTGCGCTCATTACCGGTGCCGGCAGTGGCATCGGCCGTTCCGCCGCGCAGGAGTTCGCGGCTTTGGGCGCAAAGGTGGCTGTGCTTGACCGCGATGAGCGCGCCGGGAGCGAGACCCTGGAGGCCATTCTTCGAGCGGGGGGTGAGGCGATCTTCCTGCTCACTGACGTGACCAATGAGGACTCTGTCGCGGCCTCGGTCGGCGAGACGGTGAGCCGCTTCGGCCGCCTCGACGCAGCCTATAACAACGCGGGGATCTCACCGGATACCGGCACCACGGTGGATTGTACGCGGGAACTTTGGGATCAAATATTCGCCGTCAATGTCACCGGCGTGTGGTTGTGCATGAAGCACGAGATCCAGGCCATGCTCAAGACAAGCGGCGGAGCAATCATGAACACGGGGTCGGTTTCTTCGCTGCGCGCAGCGCCGCAGTTGCCCGCCTATGTGGCGAGCAAACATGCGCTGATCGGCCTTACCAAGGTAACTGCGCTCGAATATGCCAAGCAGAACATTCGGGTGAATATCGTATGCCCCGGCGTCATAGAAACGCCAATGCTCGCTAAGAAAGCAGCCGAAGGTTTCTTCAGCATCGACCAATATGTCCAGTCGTCCGTGCCCATGAGCAGGGCGGGCCGGCCGGACGAAATCGCTTCGGCCGTCATATGGGCGTGTTCCGAAGCGGCCTCTTACCTGACCGGAGCAACGCTGTCGGTCGATGGCGGAATGGTCATCGCCTGA
- a CDS encoding TauD/TfdA dioxygenase family protein, protein MSVQSATKISRIQPFGVEVDLDLREEKNDDEVVRLFKEHGYLVFREQALTQDQQKRVMSKLGPVLEDFTTVGYVSNTRKDGILGDSEVSFHLDFLYTPVPLLGISLHGIEVPYEETWTRFASGSLALEALAPATRERLRGLKGLNLFSASEEGLTGRQRIEGYPDNAPRAEHPLIHVDPITGKEVLFATQQNTALVVGLSETESEDLLAELHEHLYADANIYEHRWRNGDLVIWANQAYHHARGGLVPGKTRTLQRVCITDGVAEDYRPPIPDDRLPENMRK, encoded by the coding sequence ATGTCTGTTCAATCGGCAACGAAGATTTCAAGAATTCAGCCATTCGGGGTTGAGGTGGACCTCGACCTGCGTGAAGAGAAGAATGACGACGAGGTGGTCCGCCTGTTCAAGGAGCATGGCTATCTTGTCTTTCGCGAACAAGCATTGACGCAGGATCAGCAGAAGCGGGTGATGTCCAAGCTGGGCCCCGTCCTGGAAGATTTCACGACGGTTGGGTATGTTTCGAATACCCGAAAAGATGGCATTCTAGGCGACTCCGAGGTCTCTTTTCACCTCGACTTCCTCTACACACCGGTTCCGCTTCTGGGCATTTCCTTGCACGGGATCGAAGTGCCCTATGAAGAGACGTGGACACGGTTCGCAAGCGGAAGTCTGGCGCTCGAAGCGCTCGCACCCGCGACCAGAGAGCGTCTGCGCGGTCTCAAAGGCCTCAATCTCTTCTCCGCCAGCGAAGAAGGGTTAACCGGACGCCAGCGCATTGAAGGCTACCCGGATAATGCGCCCCGCGCTGAACATCCGCTGATACATGTCGATCCCATCACGGGTAAGGAAGTGCTCTTTGCAACCCAGCAAAACACGGCTCTCGTCGTCGGGCTGAGCGAAACAGAGAGCGAGGATCTGCTCGCTGAACTGCACGAGCATCTTTACGCCGATGCAAACATTTACGAGCATCGGTGGCGTAATGGCGACCTCGTGATCTGGGCGAACCAAGCATATCATCATGCGCGCGGCGGGCTTGTACCGGGTAAAACCCGGACGTTGCAGCGCGTCTGCATCACCGATGGCGTGGCGGAAGACTATCGCCCTCCCATTCCCGACGATCGCCTTCCCGAAAACATGCGCAAATGA
- a CDS encoding diflavin oxidoreductase — protein MTLIETAFDAHQVQGDMPDGVHDRHDHEASNGDGGLKAGSVTVLFATETGASEDVAKALGKAVEQNGLTARVIDMADADIADLADIEIALFVASTTGDGDAPYAAEGFFAALNSADAISLDHLRYAVLALGDSTYEHFCAAGRRLDEALVALGARRLLDRVDCDIDYEEPAAEWRAAVLATITHKPVVTPSVGLSNGLAAARREKYRLTEGIVVESRVLTGEGSTKATRHLALSLSDTTAGAYEPGDALGVIVENDPALVAAVLDAGRLAAETVVTLKGETLMLGDALRLYLDVTAVTPRFLEAWGAASASQLLPALGSGSESSPPTVVTRDHHIVDIMRRYPAADLEAQTFVNMLRSLQPRLYSIASSLKAVPGQVHLTIAPVAYMLWGEERRGVATGQLCERTPVGTRVQVYVHSNSHFRLPAPEVPVIMIGAGTGVAPYRGFLQERAAQEGAGRAWLFFGERNRSTDFLYEDELSAFLQSGILTRIDTAFSRDGEAKVYVQHRLVEEADELCRWIADGAHVFVCGDAANMAPDVHRALISVFQIGMGLTAPAAEAFLRTLQSEDRYQRDVY, from the coding sequence GTGACATTGATCGAAACGGCCTTCGATGCGCATCAGGTCCAAGGTGACATGCCCGACGGCGTGCACGATAGGCATGACCACGAGGCATCGAACGGCGATGGCGGTTTGAAAGCAGGATCTGTGACGGTTCTGTTCGCGACGGAGACAGGCGCCAGCGAGGATGTCGCTAAGGCTTTGGGTAAGGCTGTTGAACAGAATGGACTGACTGCCCGGGTCATCGATATGGCGGACGCGGACATTGCCGACTTAGCGGACATCGAGATCGCGCTTTTCGTTGCCAGCACGACCGGTGACGGTGATGCGCCCTACGCGGCAGAGGGCTTCTTTGCCGCTCTCAATTCTGCCGATGCCATATCACTCGATCATCTGCGCTACGCCGTGCTGGCTCTTGGTGATTCAACGTACGAGCATTTTTGTGCAGCCGGGCGTCGCCTGGACGAAGCACTTGTTGCACTCGGCGCACGGCGCCTTCTCGACCGGGTGGACTGCGACATCGACTATGAGGAACCGGCAGCAGAGTGGCGGGCCGCCGTGCTCGCAACGATCACGCATAAGCCGGTAGTCACCCCGTCTGTCGGCCTAAGCAATGGTTTAGCAGCGGCGCGTCGTGAAAAATATCGATTGACCGAGGGCATCGTGGTTGAGAGCCGCGTGCTGACGGGTGAGGGTTCGACGAAGGCCACGCGTCATCTTGCGCTATCGCTGTCGGACACGACTGCAGGGGCTTATGAGCCCGGTGACGCGTTAGGAGTCATCGTCGAAAATGATCCGGCTCTGGTAGCAGCTGTGCTTGATGCTGGGCGGCTCGCCGCAGAAACGGTTGTGACGCTCAAAGGGGAGACGCTGATGCTCGGCGATGCGCTCCGCCTCTATCTGGATGTTACGGCGGTAACGCCGCGCTTCCTCGAGGCATGGGGTGCAGCGTCGGCCAGCCAGTTGCTTCCTGCTCTTGGCTCGGGATCGGAGAGCAGCCCGCCCACGGTCGTGACGCGCGATCATCACATCGTCGATATCATGCGGCGCTATCCCGCTGCCGACCTAGAAGCGCAGACCTTTGTCAACATGTTGCGGTCTCTGCAGCCTAGGCTTTATTCGATTGCATCCAGTCTCAAAGCCGTTCCGGGTCAGGTGCATCTGACCATCGCCCCCGTCGCTTACATGCTTTGGGGTGAAGAGCGCCGGGGCGTAGCCACCGGTCAGCTATGCGAGAGGACGCCCGTCGGGACACGTGTTCAAGTTTATGTGCATTCCAATTCGCATTTTCGCCTACCCGCCCCGGAAGTTCCGGTCATTATGATTGGCGCGGGCACGGGCGTCGCCCCCTATCGCGGGTTCTTGCAAGAGCGCGCCGCGCAGGAAGGTGCAGGCCGGGCGTGGCTGTTCTTTGGTGAGCGCAATCGGTCCACTGATTTCCTTTATGAGGACGAACTGAGCGCGTTTTTGCAGTCGGGCATTCTGACCCGAATTGATACCGCTTTCTCGCGTGACGGGGAAGCCAAGGTTTATGTGCAGCATCGGCTTGTGGAAGAGGCCGATGAACTCTGCCGTTGGATTGCCGATGGTGCTCATGTCTTTGTCTGCGGCGACGCGGCTAACATGGCTCCGGATGTGCATCGTGCCCTGATCTCCGTCTTCCAGATTGGGATGGGGCTTACCGCTCCAGCAGCCGAGGCATTCCTTCGAACTTTGCAAAGCGAGGATCGGTACCAGCGGGATGTGTACTGA
- a CDS encoding Rieske (2Fe-2S) protein has product MSKVEILKVTDLPPGEMRKIEVGDRTLCVAHIEDHGFRAIDDRCTHEDESLSEGWICGDSVECPAHSSRFSFLTGEVTGVPAWIPVKVYPVEVEGDKIYVTFDNAEAASA; this is encoded by the coding sequence ATGAGCAAGGTTGAAATCCTCAAAGTCACTGACCTTCCGCCCGGTGAGATGCGGAAGATCGAGGTTGGCGATCGCACGCTCTGCGTCGCGCATATCGAGGATCATGGGTTCCGCGCTATCGATGATCGGTGCACCCATGAGGACGAGTCCCTCAGCGAGGGATGGATTTGCGGCGACAGCGTGGAATGCCCGGCGCACAGTTCCCGTTTCAGCTTCCTGACGGGTGAGGTGACGGGCGTACCGGCCTGGATTCCGGTCAAGGTCTATCCAGTCGAAGTCGAGGGCGACAAAATTTATGTGACGTTCGACAATGCCGAGGCGGCGTCGGCGTGA